The DNA region ATTTGTCCCTCAACAGTCTCAGCAGAAACCCATAGTATAGAATATATCTCAGAGAAATATGTGGGTGGGGCTTTTGCCTAATAGAGTGAACTGCAGTGTGATTCCTAGGAGACACATAAAGTGTTCACAATAATTAGCATTGAACGGGATACACTACAAAAAGGAAAGaggactttcagttcagttcagtcgcccagtcatgtctgactctttgagaccccatgaactgcagcacaccaggcttccctctccatcaccaactcctggagcttgctcaaactcatgtccattgagtcggtgatgccatccactcatctcatcctctgtcgtccccttctcctcctgcctttgatctttcccagcatcagggtctttttcaaggagtcagttctttgcttggACCCCCTCAAATTCTACTGAGGGGAAGCAGGCTGAGAAAATTATGTAGCTGTGAATTTAGGCTACCTTTCATGGAAGAGGAAAGATGAGTCAGATGGTGAAGGTCAGCCTCCAAGATGGGACCCACACACTCCTCCTTCGTTATGTGTCCTGAATACCACACTGAAAAGGACTGCCCTGTGCAAACTGTACAGTGTGGAGTGCACTGTGTGACTTCTGAGGACAAGTCATGAAAGACACTGCAGCTGCCACTTTGCTTTCTTCAATCACCTGCTCTAGGGGGAAGCCAGTTGCCATGTCATGAGGATGATGCCACATAGTGAGTCCTATGGAGATGCTCACATGCTgaggaactgaggtctcctgcccACAGTAACGTGGATGATCCTGAAAGTGGATCCTCTAGCTTCAGTCAAGCTTTCTGATGACTGCAGTGCCAGCCAACGTCAGGAGACCCTAAACTAGAGCTTACCCAGGTAGGCCACACCCAGATACCTGGCCCACAGCAACTAAGAagtaatatttgttattttaggATGATATGTCTtggggggtaatttgttatgtaACAATAAATCATTAATACAAGGAGAAAGGCCAGAAGAGGGTGAGTTTAGGAAAAGTAAGTGGACTGTGTTTCAAAGCGACAGTGGACAACTGTGTCAAATGTTGTGAAAAGGTCAAATGTCTCATATTTAGATGACAGTGAAGCCCGTTTATCAATTTCATTTAGATACCTTCATTGTAGAAAACATAAACGAGGAAAATCCACTGTGCTCGGGTTAGTTGGTTCTATAATGGTAGAACTATCTACCATTCTTTTGAAGGacttcattaaaaatgttttgaaagtcTGCGAGGCCTCTCAGtgacaacaaataaaaatgttttactgcACTTACCTGGCCTCTCAGTCATCTTCCTGTATGGACACACCTTGTCACTGCTGGGCTGTACCTCTGTAAAGGGCATAGATACCTGTCCTTTAGCACCTGGAGTGTTAGATATGCTGCAAGTACTCAGACAatctgaaaactgaaagtgttagtcacttagtcatgtccaactctttgtgaccccatggactgcagcctgccaggctcctctctccatggaattcttcaggcaagaatactgaagtgggttgccattcccttctccaggggatcttcctgacccagggatcgaacctctgtctcgtgtctcctgtattggcaggcagattctttaccattgtgctacTTGGGAAGCCAACAGGTGGGTTAATAGAAAGGGTAAATACATTCCTATTTTCCAAAGGAGGCAACTGAGGCCCTACAGAGGCTACAGTTACTTGGTTAAGACCACACAAGATATTCATGGTTGCAGATCCTCTGGTATCAAGTTGAGCACTTTTTCCAAAATGTCCAGGCAGGATGCACCAGGGCCTCTTCATCCAGCACCCTCCTCCTATAAATACTCTCCAACCAAATCTAACATGACTTTCCATAGCTATCTGTCCTTACAGCATAGGAATGCTGTCCTTTCTGTAGTTGGAATCACAACATGGGTGAAGACACTGTCTTATTTACACTTCAGTTCCCGTGTGACAGTACAACTTGAATGTCTGCCACAGCGGTGCCCGTGGGCACTTGGACAATGCCACTATTGTTCAGAACATTCTTCATTGGATGAGGCCTTCAGAGAACAGAAATTCTCCCCAGTAAGAAAACCAGTCTATTAGTTGAgagttatgctttattttttaattgcaaatgGTATCATTAGCTTGAATATTCTCATCAATCATCAGATTTTTAGCTGTTCCCAGATTTCAATCTCTCCTTGGAGACCACAACTTTATCAACACTGAATATATTTAGGAACACTTGTTATAGACTCTGAAGGCACGTCACAAAGGTATTCCAGAAAAGTCACTAGCAATAGCACCCTCTAAACAGAATACCTGGAGGAAGAAAACCCTCATAAGGAATGTATAATaatcaatattaataaaaataatggctTGTAAGTGTGGTGAGTGGCACTTTATAACCTGGTCTAATTTAACCCTCCAAAAAATCCTGTGAGGTAAGATAAATGTCTATTCAACATCAAACATTACCATGTGGTCACACAGGTATAACACCTTCATGTCATGAAGGGCAAAAACTCATTCCTAGAACGTATGCTGTGACTAGCAACCACCTCTCCTGCAAAAGCGACCATCTTCTCAGAGGCTTGGGCTGTCGGGACATAGTTCAACTTGGTGTTTTTCACACAAGTACAAGCCTGTTAGCATTTTGCCATTCCCATATCAGTGTGTGTTTCAACCTCTGTGAAGTCAATGCAGAACATATGGAATGAAAATAAGTACATTTTTGGCTTCTGAGAAATTCAAGTAAGACTTTTCCCATCTGAGGGAGTTTAGCTCTGTGGGCTTCAGAATGATGTCTACTGTCCATGTCTGAAGGAGGAGGACCCAAGGAACTGAATCTCAAACTTATCCTGGTTTCTATTTTCTCCCTTCAGGATTTGTGCAGGGAGGTAGGAAATGAAGACTTAATCCAggaatcaatttcttttttttggctgtgccacatagcacatgggatcttaattctccaaccagagagcaaacccacacctcctgccctGAAaactcagtcttaaccactggacagccagggtgAAGTCCCCCAagaatttattcctaagtagCAACTTGAAGATCCAAATGTTTACATCAGGTATCTATTATCTActtttaaaacttgtgtttcctgaAAACCACCTCAGTGCCGCTCCTCCTTCACACCGACAGGATCACAGAAGGCAGCAGCCATGCGAGAACCACTGTGACCAGGAGCAAGATCACCAGCCCATCCCTAACAAGACACTTGGAGTCACGACTCCCGGGAAGTCTGCCGTGACCGTGGGCTTTAAACCACTCGACTGCCTCCTGGAGGTCAAATGGCTGAGCCTCATACCCCAGCTCCTTCTTGGCTTTCTCCAGGCTAAAGTAATGCGTGACGCCGGTTTTGTAAACTTCGGTGCGGGTGAGGAAGGGCTGGAAGTTGTAGAGTCGCCCCAAGATGAAGTGGGTCATCTCTGTCAGGAAAGCGAAGCAATAGATGAGGGTCAGGGGCAGGCGGATGGACGGGAACTTGTAGCCCAGGCCCTCAACCAGAGGCCGGAAGAACTCAAAGTTGTTCACGGGCCTGCCGTCTGAGATGAAGTAGGGCTGCCCGGCGGCAATGTGGCCCTTGTTGGCTTTCAGGGCCTCTGAGGCCAGGATGTGAGCCTGCACCAAGTTGTCTACGTGGACAAATTCCACCAGACTCTTGGGGTCTCCGTACACAAACCGGAACAGGCCCTTCTCCATGTAGCTCACTATCCTGGGGAGGTGCCTCTGTTCTCCGGGCCCGTAGATGCCAGCCGGCCTCAGGGCACAGGTGCTCAAGACCCCACCACCCCTCTCCAGGGCTGTACCATTGGCTGACAGCACCTTCTTCTCAGCGATAGATTTGGTCCGAGAGTAGTGATCAGGATGGAGGTGAAGGGGCAGGTAAGGCAGAGATTCGTCTCCATTTCTGATGACCTGCCCTCCAAAGATGACGTTGAAAGTGCTCGTGTACACTAATCTCGGCACCCCTCTCCTCCTGCACGCCTGGAGGATGTTGTCTGTGCCCCCCACGTTGACTTCTTCAATCAGGCTTCGATTCAGTTGCTCGCGCCCCGACATACCGTAAGACGCGATATGGAACACACAAGCCACGTCGACACCCTGGAAGGCGTTCTCTATGTCAGAGAGATGGCGGATGTCTCCCAGTATAAACTGGATGCCCTCTGGAATGGTCTGAGCAGGGCGGCTGATGTCAAACAGAATCACATGGACTCCCTGTTGGTTCAGAGCACAGCCAAGGCTGCAAGACGAGAGTAAAAGTTAGATCAAATCACTATTAAGCTATGCCTTGGAAAAGTATATAACTTTCCCAGTCTCTTTGGCTTATCCTGTGAGTTCCTCACTTTACACGTTCATTGGTACAAGTCTTGCTTATGCAAATATTCAAAAATGAGCATcttcacatttatttaaattacaaagagagaggctttaaaaaaaaaaaaaagagagagaggctttATCTTCAAAGATGGTGGTGTCCACATATTACATTCCCCCAGCCCCCTGTtccaggcatgcatgcatgctaggccacttcagtcatgcctgactctgtgaccccatggaatgtagcccaccaggctcctctgtccatgggattctccaggcaagaatattggagtgggttgcacgtcctcctccaaggaatcttcctgacccagtgatcgaacctgcatctcctgcagctccctgtattgaaggcggattctttaccactgagctaccagaaaaCCCCTCCTCCCCCTGTTCTAGCACCCACCATCTGTTCTTCAGAATATTTATGAATGGTAATGTAACTGTGAAAGAAtagctattattttaattttttttttttttttttgtgctatGACTATCTCCCTACCCCGATTCAGTGGCTTTATAAAGGATTTTTCTTCAAGTAGAATGTATCTATAGTTCTCAATTTCCTAATCTGGGCAGTGGGCAGCATGGTTCATTCCTGGTCTACACTGTACCAACAAGTAAAAGTCTACACTGCATTAATGTGGGTTGAAAGCTATACTTTTCCCAGCAACTACCAGTAAAATACTTCCATGGACATATTTTACAGAGGCACTGACCGGAATCCAAAATAGCCACCTCCTCCTGTAATGAGGACCGTTTCCTTCGGAGATTTGTGGAAATCCATATGTGGCAGTCAAAGATAACTAGACCTATGAAGAAAGGAAGATGCACCACTGTTACTGACCCAACTGCCGATGCCATGGTCCCCTACTTGGGGTTAATAGACACAAAAAGGGCAGTGTGCTCCAGCAGAAAGAAAAGCCAAGACCTGGGTTCCCGTCATGGCTTTGTGACATTAGTTGActcctgcccacccccctccTGTCACTTCTTGGGCTGCACAACATTTCTTCCCGTGTGTCAGCGGGAACAGTAATAATCTGCTCTGACTGCCTGGCAAGGTCAGTGTGAaggttaaataagataatgtagcTGGAAGTGTTTTGAAAAACCACAAAGCACTCTCCAAATAGAAAGAATTATTCTTAATCCGTGTAAAACACTAGAGGCTTTTTGAAAAGAAGTTGTTCGAATTTGGTAGGGAGGGTCATTTTccgcaccacccccccacccaccagaAAAATCAACGACAGAACTCTGAAGcaaatttccaacatcttttGTTTAAGACAGCACACTGCAGCATGGTTTAATACTGgcttttatgtaaaaaaaaagaaaaaaaaaagtaaaaaaagcgGGGAAGGACAAAAAGGTCCTTTATGTAGCAAACCATATTCACCCACCCAGGAAATCTTCTAAGTACTGTGTGTGCTCAATGCCTTGCTTCTCCCTCCCTCCGCATCTAtgctaaaattataattattattttttcaaggcTCCAAGACACCTTTCtttcaaaaacaagacaaaacaagcaaaaagtgGCCCACTCAACTCTTTCCACttaagaagaaatggaacagGAGGCTCGCAGGTCCTCAAAtgcatttaaacacacacacacacttttgctCATTCAGTCAAGTAAGTGGAGACAACTGAAAAGTGTGGATAGTTAGGGAGACTGCAAGCAACCAAGGGTGCTACCATTTGGACAGGTTCATCCCTCTGAGTTGTTGCTGCATTAAAAATCGGAGCTAAAAATAAGCTCACAGGATTCTGGAGACTGAATGGGAACGTGTATAAAAATTGCCTGATGTAGTATAGGTGCTCCACCGATGTCACTTcttgaatttccttttctttgacttCCAGAGTCTAGGGATTCAATTTTTCTCTTACATTCCCACATACCATGATTAGGTCTCTCAGAAGTACAGGGTTACACAAAGCTTGTCAGATTCTTCTGGATAACTCTACTAAGAAGCTTTGATCGCCAGTAAAGCTAACCAGATCATTCGTGTGGAAATCAGTTGGTGTGACAGCTGAAGACAAGATTCAGCCAGTGACTGTCTCCATGGTTTGAGGGTGAGAAAATTAGGAAAACTGAGCAAAATGATGTGAAGGATAGCTGGAGTTCCAAGGTCTGACTAAACAGTTGCCATTGTTGTGCTTACAAGAAAATCCATCAAGAATGAATGCCCCAGCATCCTTTTAATATGTGACCTtatgtttctattattttctgagtGCAGGACGCTCCCATTTGGATTTGGAATAGCCAGCCATAAAACTTGCTGTAGTCCATTAATCGCTCAGCGTGATCACATGACTTTGTTGTCACTGATGCTGCTTCCCGACACAGAAGGGTGTCTGTCACTGACACTTTAACCCAGACTTCTTACTGTCACCACCGTGACCCGGTGGCAAcctccttctctgacttcctcTCACTCTTCTGTTGGGACTCTACGCTCCGCCCCCCTGaacttttcccttttcttgaTGATGCCAAGCTCATCTGTGCCCTGAGGCCTACGCACACTCCTTGCTTCACCTCTGTGTGAACCGCCGACGAGCCAGATCCCTGCCAGGCTGCGTCTTTCTCAATATTTAGGTCTGCTCAGGTGCTCGATGCAGGGGGTAGTTTCTGAAGAGCTCTCCCTTATCTGAACGCTGCTTTGTTTTCTTCGTGGCACATTTCATGACCTAAAtgtatttgtttcctttctgACGACTGATCTCCTTCCAGCAGAACGTGGGTGACATGAGAACTGAAACCTTCACCCTATCTCACTGGCATGTCCCCACCAGAACCTCGGACGCAGTGGATGGCCATCAAGTATTTGCAGAATTCATGGATGATTTGGAACATGGTGAAATACATCCAATTTAGTAAAATGATAATGGGCACAAATTATGCAGGGCCTGGTTGTGTCCAAGAGTCGTCATTGTGTATGCCAATCAGTGCTGCCATTTTCATTTAACTTAGCTCCTAAAAAGAAAAGTTCTGGCATGAAAATGACATAAAGCAAAATGTGACAATTCCTGCATTCTGGAGCGTATGCTAGAGGAGACAGGCTTCTGCAAATTAAAGTAGAAGGCAAAACGGAGAAACCAAGATTCCTTCGGGGGAGCCTGCACTCTATTCTGCAGACAAGAGAGTCTCTGCAGGTGTCCAGGATGGCGGGCTCACTTCAGTCCTTGTCAAAGATTAAGCTTTACCTGGAAGAGGGAGAGATTGGAGGTTTGCAGGAGTCTAGGTGAGGGGTAATGAAGGGGCAGGGCCAGTGTGCTCAGCTGAGATCACGATGAGGCAGGGGCAGCAGGTGAAGTCTATGGATGGTGACACCATTAAGCAAAACAGCACTTACAGGTTTTAGAACTGTTCTCTTTGGTTACATGGTTTTCATTAAGAGGATgccgggggtggtggggggaaggtTAAGATATTTTTCTATCTTCACACGAATTTGCTGataaggaaatcagaaaatggaCAAGGCTTCAAAGAGTCCAGCTAAGAATTTTCCAACAGAAAATTcttcacagggacttccctggtggttcagtagttcagactccgtgctcccactgcaggtgacccaggttctacccctggtcagggaactagatcccacacgctgcaactaagagttcgcatgctgcaactcAAGATCCTGCAgtgaaagtaaatgaataaataagtattttttaggaaaggaaaaagaaaaaaagaaattcttccaAATCTCTcattgtcctttttttaaaaagtttttattttatattggagtatagccagttaacaacaCTGTGATAGTTTCATGCTCACAGCAAAGTCAGTCAGCCATCTATAGACATGTACACGTTCTCCTCCAAACTCCGCTCCCATCCAGGcggccacataacattgagcagagttctctgtgctatatggtaggtccttgttggttatccatttcaaatacagcagtgtgtatcaatgtcctttgtttttaaaactgcACATTCCCGTCCAGTCATAAGACCACAGGCCAGTCCTGGTTCATGTGCTCATTAATCACACCAGGAATGAACAAATTCAAATTATTAACGCTTCTGAGTACCTGTCAGGCCTATTCATGCTGCTCCTCATTACCATCCAACTAATTCCAGAATTATCTGGGGCAAGAACCTATGTGACTGTACTGGAGGGTCAGAGGAATGGTAAGAAGTAAGGAAAGATTAATAATTTAGCAAGACAAACGGCAAGGAAAGAGGCCTACCCACCTGGCTGGTGAAACCTTCATAGATGACCAGCCATTAGTGCTACCACCCAGAAGCCACCTCCTCCTTTTCCAGCTGTCTGTATCAGCGAGCACAGAAAAATCCAGCAAACACATTTCACAGGAAACCAAAAGAAATTCCCATGAACACTAAGTCAGAAGGGAGAAAAGAGGGTCTGCATGGTTTTCCTTTAAACGGCTGCctgattttttatatttcatgGTGGCTGCTTTACTAGCTTCCGTGTCTGATTCCTTCCAGGGCTGGGCACTCAGACCACTGTTTACAATCTCAATTGCTTTAAGGCTCTTCCAAAATGTGGCTTTGTTCAGTAATTGCTTCCCtctgggttgggggggggggaggatcACATTTAATCTGAGGAATAATTTTATCAGATACAGGTTATGGTTAAGTACACGatccaaaaaaaaaggaatcctaattataaacaagaaaaaatgaaatttaaagtccGCCTGACCCCTTGATAATACTAAGATAGAACGAGGGTAATAAAGTTGACATCTCACAGGGAAGTCATGAGAAGAAACTCATAAAAATGACTAGGAGTACTTCAGATTTACAAAGACCTAATTAAATGTGAAGGATCAGTAATAAGAACCTCAGCTTATGCACACAGTTCCTTCATCCCCAGGGTTCAAGAAGACGATGCTACTGACCCTCTGGTATTAAAATGCAACATACGAGTCTAGGCACTACTGTGTACGGTGAGCAGAACTGAAGATGGCTttcataaagataaaaatttactgtatttactttaaaggaagataaaaatatatcCAAGTAGCTTAATCCTATGATGGCATGTTTTAAATTACTGCCCAGGTACTGAATGGAGGCAAAAGTTAACTGTGTTCGTACTGAGATCAGGAAAGTGTATTGAAGCTAGAGGGTTTAGAAATGGTGCTGCTCAAATTCCACACATGATCTGAAAGTTAACTGCGTTTAATACAAAGCAGCCAGAGCCATAAGGATGAACAAGTAGTTAGAGACAATAAGGAGAGTCACCCTGATAGAGGTAAAAAGGATGTGAGGTGTAAAACCTAAAAGGCCAAACACATCTGTGAAGAAAATTAACGGCACAGCATTAAGTGGAAAGTTGACACAATCATAACAAACAGGGGTATTTGCAGTTTTGAGTTTTACTGGCAGTGGCAGGGAAGTTAATTCTATCACCTGATCTTGTCCAGCTACCCGGTCAAACTCCGTTTACCTAGATAtttgtgttaggtagttagaacaggaaacaggagtccagaatggccgtggctaaaagacaaggaagggaaaagcccgcgaaaatagaacaaaggaaggtcaaaggaaggccCCAGGGCCAGAGTgagacctcaggtagaacaaacagcactcctggctagccccaTTTACATAGGGGAGGCCCGGGGGAGGAAAAACATATAGGAGGAGGAGCCAAAGCGTGCGCTCTCTCTTTTTTGTGCCAGCGCGCTCCCCAactctcttctcttcgcgtctttgggtcagcatgccctcatgcctcggggatgaatttttctgtgattttctaaataaaatagagctgtaacactgatttgtctaagagctataacacggtctgccCAAGACCCGACAGCTGTGACACGCCGAGGGCTTTAACGTCCGTCACTCCAAacctttgttgtgacgagacagaaccgagcagcatacactcgcctgacatctatggtgccgtgacttgggtttaacctggctgaaacaacctagGCGCAagcacagcaggagcccaactcagcGAAAGCAAGGGAAGTGACAAGAGGCCCATCGTGCTAGAACCCAGGACACCGAAAATCGAACTCTGTAGAAAGCTCACccagctcagtctcagattccagaagacctccggttaaggtaggaggtcctcacTCCTATGGCTGGAGGGACATATGCCTAaagaaatcttaattcctttacaatctcttgtttcttgtttcctcgAACCCCCCTGTGAAAAGACAGGCAGCAGTGGGCTCAATTGAGGGACTCCGGAGAGGCTACTCTTTGGTATGTCCTAAAGGCACTATCTGCTGAGCCCCAGTAGCTGTTAGCCAAGCCGGTGGGGGTTCCTCTGTCCTTAAGCTTCTCtatgccaaggatcaggccaatgaaaactgagcacaggtcaggtatttagcagattttccggCAGGCTATGAAGGGGATCCCTTGGCACGTTTTTCCCACTATTTttccctcctgtccttcagctctctCCCGGGACTCAagcccagccaaaacccatgAAGCTCCGGCTCTGATGTcttattgcaaaaattcagtgagagacaaagcgaTAGGTGAGAGGTGGATTTG from Cervus elaphus chromosome 4, mCerEla1.1, whole genome shotgun sequence includes:
- the SDR42E1 gene encoding short-chain dehydrogenase/reductase family 42E member 1, which translates into the protein MDFHKSPKETVLITGGGGYFGFRLGCALNQQGVHVILFDISRPAQTIPEGIQFILGDIRHLSDIENAFQGVDVACVFHIASYGMSGREQLNRSLIEEVNVGGTDNILQACRRRGVPRLVYTSTFNVIFGGQVIRNGDESLPYLPLHLHPDHYSRTKSIAEKKVLSANGTALERGGGVLSTCALRPAGIYGPGEQRHLPRIVSYMEKGLFRFVYGDPKSLVEFVHVDNLVQAHILASEALKANKGHIAAGQPYFISDGRPVNNFEFFRPLVEGLGYKFPSIRLPLTLIYCFAFLTEMTHFILGRLYNFQPFLTRTEVYKTGVTHYFSLEKAKKELGYEAQPFDLQEAVEWFKAHGHGRLPGSRDSKCLVRDGLVILLLVTVVLAWLLPSVILSV